Proteins found in one Zea mays cultivar B73 chromosome 1, Zm-B73-REFERENCE-NAM-5.0, whole genome shotgun sequence genomic segment:
- the LOC100275132 gene encoding uncharacterized protein LOC100275132: MHLTLSPARTTREAAHARSASEPCHPALARLHGTVRALRAWSRSCGGGSGDADSHGSSSSTGHGLALLEAVLAALGDLLATPRAAAALRAAADEDGQVLDRFLVLADAHGTFGSALLAAKQSVSDAQAGARRGDGAVVAASARARRRTEKELRRLAAAMRHASRHADAADTGVVGTVVAEAAVAAAEASAVVFSGCAAMSPGVSDMVRTVPSHRWLARLGVASEARKVAPELAPAALRRLEELEGRIAGLECESEKVFRRLLQARVVLLNIHSPL; this comes from the coding sequence ATGCACTTGACGCTCAGCCCCGCGAGGACGACGAGGGAGGCGGCGCACGCGCGGTCCGCGAGCGAACCGTGCCACCCCGCGCTCGCGCGCCTCCACGGCACCGTCCGCGCGCTCAGGGCGTGGTCCAGGTCCtgcggcggcggcagcggagaCGCGGACAGCCACGGCTCCTCCTCCTCCACTGGCCACGGCCTCGCGCTGCTGGAGGCAGTCCTGGCCGCGCTGGGCGACCTGCTCGCCACGCCGCGGGCCGCGGCGGCCctccgcgccgccgccgacgaggacggcCAGGTCCTGGACCGCTTCCTCGTGCTCGCGGACGCGCACGGCACGTTCGGGTCGGCGCTGCTCGCGGCGAAGCAGAGCGTGTCGGACGCGCAGGCCGGCGCGCGCCGCGGGGACGGCGCGGTGGTCGCCGCGTCGGCGCGCGCGCGCAGGCGGACTGAGAAGGAGCTGCGCCGCCTCGCCGCCGCGATGCGGCACGCCTCGAGGCACGCGGACGCCGCGGACACTGGAGTGGTCGGCACGGTGGTGGCGGAGGCGGCCGTGGCCGCGGCAGAGGCCTCGGCGGTCGTCTTCTCCGGCTGCGCGGCCATGTCGCCTGGCGTGTCGGACATGGTACGGACGGTGCCTTCGCACAGGTGGCTAGCGAGGTTGGGCGTCGCATCGGAGGCCAGGAAAGTGGCGCCGGAGCTGGCGCCAGCGGCACTGCGAAGGCTGGAGGAGCTCGAGGGTCGCATTGCCGGGCTGGAGTGCGAGAGCGAGAAGGTGTTCAGGAGGCTGCTGCAGGCTAGAGTTGTGCTCCTCAACATCCATAGCCCCCTGTGA
- the LOC103643378 gene encoding protein ROOT PRIMORDIUM DEFECTIVE 1 yields the protein MAIITSHLRNWGKGTVPPFQVPAARVPAGAGRAEPPTGVPMPLPLRVPARLLFARHKTTAAQHVAARHLDHAFERLAAAHLPLVAASPLVDALRASPEPLALPNLARRLPLRLHRRGPLHFLRLFPRVFDLRAPLPLSLSLTPAAAGLLAVASSPADAARTLHRLLAMSVTRSLPLRAVFRVWRELALPDDFEDSVVEGHPHLFRLVSNPAEPNTHILHLVADQATEDFTPAVEKARPDRYAFKLQFPPGFRLAKEYRKKVKEWQLLPYTGPYQVVSPSAGGSKRVSKLARRKMEKRAVGIAHEFLSLTVEKMVEVEKFSQFRKWFGIEVNVRDVFLDHPGIFYLSAKGKRHTVFLREMYDRGKLLESNDVSEARAKLVELMLLRRRGLGNANSSANMASGATADARESGDDFVDHEDCLLDVSEK from the coding sequence ATGGCAATTATCACGTCTCATCTCAGGAACTGGGGCAAGGGCACGGTTCCACCGTTCCAGGTTCCAGCCGCGCGGGTCCCGGCCGGAGCCGGACGCGCCGAGCCGCCGACGGGCGTCCCCATGCCGTTGCCGCTGCGGGTGCCGGCGCGGCTGCTGTTCGCGCGGCACAAGACTACCGCGGCGCAGCACGTGGCGGCGCGGCACCTGGACCACGCCTTCGAGCGGCTCGCGGCGGCGCACCTGCCCCTCGTCGCGGCGTCGCCGCTGGTCGACGCGCTGCGGGCCTCCCCCGAACCGCTCGCGCTGCCGAACCTGGCGcgccgcctcccgctccgcctccACCGCCGCGGCCCACTCCACTTCCTCCGCCTCTTCCCGCGCGTGTTCGACCTCCGCGCCCCGCTCCCGCTCTCCCTGTCCCTGACCCCCGCCGCCGCGGGCCTCCTCGCAGTCGCCAGCTCCCCCGCCGACGCAGCGCGGACGCTCCACCGCCTCCTAGCGATGTCGGTCACCCGCTCCCTGCCCCTCCGCGCCGTCTTCCGCGTCTGGCGCGAGCTCGCCCTCCCCGACGACTTCGAGGACTCCGTCGTCGAGGGGCACCCACACCTCTTCCGCCTCGTCTCCAATCCCGCCGAGCCCAACACTCACATCctccacctcgtcgccgaccagGCGACCGAGGACTTCACCCCGGCGGTGGAGAAGGCCCGCCCGGACAGGTACGCCTTCAAACTGCAGTTTCCGCCGGGGTTCAGGCTGGCCAAGGAATATCGGAAGAAGGTGAAGGAGTGGCAGCTGCTGCCTTACACCGGACCGTATCAGGTCGTCAGTCCGAGCGCTGGAGGTAGCAAGAGGGTGTCGAAGTTGGCGAGGAGGAAGATGGAGAAGAGGGCAGTAGGGATTGCGCACGAGTTCCTGAGCCTGACCGTGGAGAAGATGgtggaggtggagaagttcagtcaGTTCAGGAAGTGGTTTGGGATCGAGGTCAATGTCCGGGACGTGTTCTTGGATCATCCCGGGATATTCTACCTCTCGGCGAAAGGGAAGCGGCACACGGTGTTTCTGAGGGAGATGTATGATCGTGGAAAGCTTCTCGAGTCGAATGATGTCTCTGAGGCAAGAGCCAAACTCGTTGAGCTCATGCTCCTTCGTCGGCGTGGTCTCGGGAATGCCAATTCAAGTGCCAACATGGCTTCAGGTGCCACTGCTGATGCCAGAGAGAGTGGTGATGATTTTGTTGATCATGAGGATTGTTTGTTGGATGTATCAGAGAAGTGA